The following coding sequences are from one Prochlorococcus marinus CUG1438 window:
- the kaiC gene encoding circadian clock protein KaiC: MKDKKFAKSNKMQVQKLPTGIEGFDDVCRGGLPVSRSTLVSGTSGTGKTVFSLQYLHHGICNFDEPGIFVTFEESPLDIIRNAASFGWDLQKLIDQNKLFILDASPDPDGQDVAGSFDLSGLIERISYAIRKYKAKRVAIDSITAVFQQYDAIYVVRREIFRLIARLKEIGVTTVMTTERVDDYGPIARYGVEEFVSDNVVLLRNVLESEKRRRTLEVLKLRGTVHMKGEYPFTMGIDGISVFALGAMRLTQRSSNIRISSGVKDLDDMCGGGYFQDSIILATGATGTGKTMLVSKFVEDAYNNSERAILFAYEESRAQLLRNATSWGIDFEKMESDGLLKIICAYPESTGLEDHLQIIKTQINQFKPKRMAIDSLSALARGVSLNAFRQFVIAVTGYTKQEEIAGFFTNTAEEFMGSHSITDSHISTITDTILLLQYVEIKGEMARALNVFKMRGSWHDKRIREFIITNKGPEIKDSFSNFEQIFSGAPHRVVPDQSVQNVFKGLENN; encoded by the coding sequence ATGAAAGATAAGAAATTTGCCAAATCAAACAAAATGCAAGTCCAAAAATTGCCAACCGGCATAGAGGGGTTTGATGATGTTTGTAGAGGTGGACTCCCTGTATCCAGAAGTACACTGGTTAGTGGTACATCAGGGACTGGTAAAACTGTTTTTTCTCTTCAATACTTACATCACGGGATTTGCAATTTTGATGAGCCTGGAATCTTTGTTACTTTTGAAGAATCGCCTTTAGACATAATTAGAAACGCGGCTAGCTTCGGATGGGATTTACAAAAATTAATCGATCAAAATAAGTTATTTATATTAGATGCTTCTCCTGATCCTGATGGTCAAGATGTCGCGGGTAGTTTTGACTTATCTGGTCTTATTGAAAGAATTAGTTACGCAATAAGGAAATATAAAGCTAAAAGAGTTGCAATAGATTCAATAACTGCTGTTTTCCAACAATATGATGCAATTTATGTTGTTAGAAGGGAAATATTTAGACTAATTGCGAGATTAAAAGAAATAGGAGTAACTACAGTTATGACTACAGAACGGGTTGATGATTACGGACCTATTGCTAGATATGGAGTAGAAGAATTTGTATCTGATAATGTTGTCTTATTAAGGAATGTTTTAGAGTCAGAGAAGAGAAGAAGAACTTTAGAAGTTTTAAAGTTAAGAGGTACTGTTCATATGAAAGGTGAATACCCATTCACTATGGGTATTGATGGTATAAGTGTGTTTGCTCTTGGCGCAATGAGACTAACCCAAAGATCATCGAATATTAGAATTAGTTCAGGAGTTAAAGATCTCGACGATATGTGTGGTGGCGGTTATTTCCAAGATTCCATAATTCTCGCTACAGGAGCTACTGGTACAGGGAAGACAATGTTAGTATCAAAATTTGTAGAAGATGCATATAACAATAGTGAAAGAGCAATACTATTCGCTTACGAAGAATCAAGAGCGCAATTGCTTAGGAATGCCACTAGTTGGGGAATAGACTTTGAAAAGATGGAAAGTGATGGATTATTAAAAATTATTTGTGCATATCCTGAATCAACTGGCCTTGAGGATCACTTGCAAATAATAAAAACGCAAATTAACCAATTTAAACCAAAGAGAATGGCGATAGATTCCCTTTCAGCATTAGCAAGAGGTGTAAGTTTAAATGCATTTAGACAGTTTGTAATTGCAGTGACAGGTTATACAAAACAGGAAGAGATAGCAGGCTTTTTTACCAATACTGCAGAAGAATTCATGGGAAGTCATTCTATTACTGATTCTCACATCTCCACAATTACAGATACCATTTTATTGCTCCAATATGTTGAAATAAAAGGAGAGATGGCAAGGGCTTTAAATGTCTTTAAAATGAGAGGATCATGGCACGACAAAAGAATAAGAGAATTTATTATCACTAATAAAGGACCTGAAATAAAAGATTCTTTTTCAAACTTTGAGCAGATATTTAGTGGAGCCCCTCACAGAGTTGTACCTGATCAAAGTGTTCAAAATGTTTTTAAAGGTTTAGAAAATAATTAG